Part of the Aquimarina sp. MAR_2010_214 genome is shown below.
AAAAGCAGAACAGCTTAATCTTTCTTATGAATATATTGCCTCATGGATAACTTTAAAAATTCACTCTTCTTTGGATGCAGTAGGTCTTACAGCTATTTTTTCGACAGAATTAGCAAAACATGAGATTAGCTGTAATGTAATTTCCGGCTATTATCATGATCATATTTTTGTTGACAAAAAAGATGAAAACAAAGCAATTAGCGTACTAAAGAAACTATCTAAAAATTATGAAGAATAGCTTACATTTTTATCCCAAAAGACAAGTCTCCGGCATCACCGAGACCAGGAATAATGTAGCTCTTATCATTTAATTTTTCATCAACTGCAGCAATCCAAAGATGAGTATTCTCTGGAAAAACATTTTTAATATATGATATCCCTTGTTCTGAACCAATTACAGAAACAATATGCACTTGTTCTGGCATGCCATGCCTTTTCATCACGGTAAAAGTATTCTCCAAAGTTTTTCCCGTTGCCAGCATTGGATCTGCCAAAATCAAAGTCTTATCCTGTAGAGAAGGTGAAGCTAGGTATTTTACCACAATTTCAAAATCATCATCATCATTTTGATGATCCCTATATGCCGAAATAAATCCATTTTCTGCAGCATCAAAATAATTTAATAGCCCTTGATGTAATGGCAATCCAGCTCTAAGAATAGAACATAATACAAGCGCATTCTTAGGCACCGAAATTTCTTTGGTTCCTAAAGGTGTTTGTACTGTTTTAATCTCATAATCCAAAGTTTTACTCAGTTCATAGCTTAGAATCTCACCTATTCGTTCGATATTCTTTCTAAAACGCATTGCGTCTTTCTGTATAGTAATATCTCTTAGTTCTAAAACAAATTGATTTAAAATTGAATTTTTTAATC
Proteins encoded:
- the upp gene encoding uracil phosphoribosyltransferase; amino-acid sequence: MVIHNLGLKNSILNQFVLELRDITIQKDAMRFRKNIERIGEILSYELSKTLDYEIKTVQTPLGTKEISVPKNALVLCSILRAGLPLHQGLLNYFDAAENGFISAYRDHQNDDDDFEIVVKYLASPSLQDKTLILADPMLATGKTLENTFTVMKRHGMPEQVHIVSVIGSEQGISYIKNVFPENTHLWIAAVDEKLNDKSYIIPGLGDAGDLSFGIKM
- a CDS encoding ACT domain-containing protein; this translates as MSGETNLTTLIRNMSPVLQAGEFVFSTVKNTDNIPREDSIGEFKEQEGVTIILDRKKAEQLNLSYEYIASWITLKIHSSLDAVGLTAIFSTELAKHEISCNVISGYYHDHIFVDKKDENKAISVLKKLSKNYEE